A single Aspergillus chevalieri M1 DNA, chromosome 3, nearly complete sequence DNA region contains:
- a CDS encoding SAM-dependent methyltransferase (COG:S;~EggNog:ENOG410PHK1;~InterPro:IPR007364;~PFAM:PF04252;~go_function: GO:0008168 - methyltransferase activity [Evidence IEA]) produces the protein MSKTPATFVVEHLDPELGAWSALEYGCIARESHAIGAQFLLSSVPPSLQLPQELAAAQGLEVNQRSVEEIFADRKDKVCLLDPAAQVELSPADGDHFEVFLFGGILGDDPPRDRTKELRKKGYTGRRLGPKQMTTDTAVRVTRIVSQDKIALEQIPYVDYPEIRINENERTEMPFRYVKGADGQPIMPSGMIDLIKKDADKGVDDLF, from the exons ATGAGCAAGACTCCTGCAACTTTCGTGGTCGAACATCTCGACCCCGAATTAGGTGCTTGGTCTGCCTTGGAATATGGCTGTATTGCCCGTGAATCCCACGCAATAGGAGCTCAATTCCTGCTCAGCTCCGTTCCTCCGTCTTTGCAGCTGCCCCAGGAGCTGGCTGCCGCTCAGGGTCTCGAGGTTAACCAGCGCAGCGTCGAGGAGATCTTTGCGGACCGGAAGGACAAGGTCTGCTTGCTTGATCCGGCGGCCCAGGTCGAGTTGAGCCCGGCCGACGGCGATCACTTCGAAGTGTTTCTCTTTGGTGGTATTCTTG GTGATGATCCTCCGCGGG ATCGCACCAAGGAATTGAGAAAAAAAGGCTACACAGGACGTCGGTTAGGTCCTAAGCAGATGACCACTGATACGGCAGTGCGAGTCACCCGTATAGTCTCGCAGGATAAAA TTGCTTTGGAGCAAATTCCATACGTCGATTACCCAGAGATCCGGATCAACGAGAATGAGCGCACCGAAATGCCGTTCCGCTATGTCAAGGGTGCAGATGGCCAACCGATCATGCCTTCT GGTATGATCGA